In a single window of the Acyrthosiphon pisum isolate AL4f chromosome X, pea_aphid_22Mar2018_4r6ur, whole genome shotgun sequence genome:
- the LOC100159203 gene encoding zinc finger X-linked protein ZXDB isoform X1, whose translation MAQLWDKSQKQWIKNFWLNLKNNNKNAGENVLGHVSEMVELINGEMPILSSSGGGGSTEFVRVGIDCTLSPLKPATATTGTLHNQQQQQQQQQQQQQQQLHQKTAIDVAENASEGSAAAAIKRVVCSPDLPVFTITPVVEEAAVTIDSAKTAAAAVAAEPAVLPSSHTATAASDKSLQCNVCHKVFMQKNAFQNHLRSHVKDTTTDGPFQCNYCSKSFTVPARLTRHYRTHTGEKPYKCEYCDKPFSVKENLSVHRRIHTKERPYKCDVCERAFEHSGKLHRHMRIHTGERPHKCSFCDKTFIQSGQLVIHIRTHTGEKPYVCKTCDKGFTCSKQLKVHTRTHTGEKPYSCDICGKSFGYNHVLKLHQVSHYGEKVYKCTICNGTFTSKKTMESHIKSHSDNGGSGAVSAAAATQVTGSAAAAAAAGALVITVQSSSKKEAASEGETSSSCGSDKENNKSTVATSAAVLLQLSDEPKRTNLLLQQSSAAVVMVREDDDGGVGKSDDDEDDEDEEDDDDVMVMGAADVDTELNKLCQYLYPRLPGRNRKRSDYDDDEDDDEYNCDQPPSPASSSSGSMTLTMDVSPPPITRRHQFQQQQQQQQQQQNQQQQQQQQQQQQQQQQQQQQLQQQQQQQQQLQQQQQQQQQQQKQQQQQKLQQQLQQHHLQQQQQQQLQQQQQQQQQLHQQQQRQHQQQQQQSFHTMQTAAQQQRQQHVDYVMMMASEDRAVVSPVRYTTEDDTVDMPPLVSLTTVPSPPPPSQPSPPPPAQPNDRDHLSLPPRKRSKMILKSMETTAKKEAQCSRYSSVIQYANKASI comes from the exons ATGGCTCAGCTTTGGGACAAGTCGCAAAAACAGTGGATAAAAAATTTCTGGCTGAACctcaaaaacaacaacaaaaacgcCGGCG aaaatgttttgGGTCATGTATCCGAAATGGTAGAACTTATCAATGGGGAAATGCCAATATTGAGTTCGTCTGGTGGAGGAGGATCGACAGAATTTGTTCGTGTTGGCATTGACTGTACTCTCAGCCCGTTGAAACCAGCCACTGCTACAACGGGAACCCTACAcaatcaacaacaacaacaacaacaacaacaacaacaacaacaacagcaactgCACCAAAAGACGGCTATCGACGTCGCAGAAAACGCTTCCGAGggatcggcggcggcggctatcAAGCGCGTGGTGTGCAGCCCGGATTTGCCGGTGTTTACCATAACGCCGGTGGTCGAAGAGGCGGCCGTGACCATCGACTCGGCTAAGACGGCGGCCGCGGCGGTTGCGGCCGAGCCGGCTGTACTTCCGTCATCTCACACGGCCACTGCGGCGTCCGACAAGTCTTTGCAGTGCAACGTATGCCACAAGGTATTCATGCAGAAAAACGCTTTTCAAAATCACTTGCGATCTCACGTGAAGGACACGACAACGGACGGCCCGTTTCAGTGCAACTACTGCAGCAAGTCGTTTACAGTACCAGCTCGGTTGACCCGACACTACCGAACGCACACCGGTGAAAAACCGTACAAGTGCGAGTATTGTGACAAACCGTTCTCGGTCAAAGAGAACCTGAGCGTGCACCGGCGTATCCACACCAAGGAGAGGCCGTACAAATGTGATGTGTGTGAACGGGCGTTCGAGCACAGTGGCAAGTTGCACCGGCACATGCGCATACACACTGGTGAACGGCCACACAAGTGTTCGTTCTGTGACAAGACGTTCATCCAGAGCGGCCAGCTGGTCATTCACATACGCACTCACACGGGTGAAAAACCGTACGTGTGCAAAACGTGCGACAAGGGGTTCACGTGCTCCAAGCAGCTCAAAGtgcacacacgcacgcacacaggCGAGAAGCCGTACTCGTGTGACATATGTGGCAAGTCTTTCGGCTACAACCACGTGCTCAAGCTCCACCAGGTGTCGCATTATGGCGAGAAAGTGTACAAGTGCACGATTTGCAATGGCACGTTCACGTCCAAGAAGACCATGGAGAGCCACATCAAGAGTCATTCGGACAACGGTGGAAGTGGAGCGGTTTCGGCCGCCGCGGCTACCCAGGTGACCGGCAGTGCTGCTGCGGCTGCGGCCGCGGGTGCACTGGTCATCACTGTGCAGTCTTCGTCCAAAAAAGAAGCGGCATCCGAGGGTGAGACTTCGTCGAGCTGCGGTAGCGATAAGGAGAACAACAAATCAACAGTGGCCACGTCCGCTGCGGTATTGCTTCAGCTGTCTGACGAACCGAAACGCACCAATCTACTCCTGCAGCAGTCGTCGGCTGCTGTAGTAATGGTTCGGGAAGACGATGATGGTGGTGTTGGAAAATCCGATGATGACGAAGATGACGAGGACGAAGAGGACGATGACGACGTGATGGTGATGGGTGCCGCTGACGTAGACACTGAACTTAACAAGCTGTGTCAGTACTTATACCCCAGGTTACCAGGCAGAAACCGGAAACGTAGTGATTACGACGATGACGAAGATGACGATGAATACAATTGTGACCAACCTCCGAGTCCAGCAAGCAGCTCTTCGGGCTCGATGACTCTCACCATGGACGTGTCGCCGCCACCAATCACTCGTCGACACCAatttcaacaacaacaacaacaacagcaacagcaacaaaaccaacaacaacaacaacaacaacaacagcaacaacaacaacagcaacagcagcagcagcaattacaacaacaacagcagcaacagcaacaacttcagcagcaacaacaacaacaacaacaacaacaaaaacaacaacagcaacagaaATTGCAACAGCAACTGCAACAACACCACctacagcaacaacaacagcagcaactccaacaacaacaacagcagcagcagcaactaCACCAACAGCAGCAGCGACAACaccaacagcagcagcaacagtcGTTCCACACGATGCAGACAGCTGCACAACAACAGCGACAGCAGCACGTGGATTACGTCATGATGATGGCTAGCGAAGATCGCGCAGTCGTATCGCCCGTCCGGTACACCACCGAAGACGATACCGTGGATATGCCACCCTTGGTGTCATTGACCACGGTGCCGTCGCCGCCACCACCGTCACAACCGTCGCCACCGCCGCCCGCGCAACCCAACGATCGGGATCACTTGAGCCTGCCACCGCGGAAACGGTCAAAAATGATACTCAAGTCGATGGAGACCACCGCCAAGAAAGAGGCGCAGTGCAGCCGCTACAGTTCGGTAATACAGTACGCCAACAAAGCCTCAATTTAA
- the LOC100159203 gene encoding zinc finger X-linked protein ZXDB isoform X2: protein MVELINGEMPILSSSGGGGSTEFVRVGIDCTLSPLKPATATTGTLHNQQQQQQQQQQQQQQQLHQKTAIDVAENASEGSAAAAIKRVVCSPDLPVFTITPVVEEAAVTIDSAKTAAAAVAAEPAVLPSSHTATAASDKSLQCNVCHKVFMQKNAFQNHLRSHVKDTTTDGPFQCNYCSKSFTVPARLTRHYRTHTGEKPYKCEYCDKPFSVKENLSVHRRIHTKERPYKCDVCERAFEHSGKLHRHMRIHTGERPHKCSFCDKTFIQSGQLVIHIRTHTGEKPYVCKTCDKGFTCSKQLKVHTRTHTGEKPYSCDICGKSFGYNHVLKLHQVSHYGEKVYKCTICNGTFTSKKTMESHIKSHSDNGGSGAVSAAAATQVTGSAAAAAAAGALVITVQSSSKKEAASEGETSSSCGSDKENNKSTVATSAAVLLQLSDEPKRTNLLLQQSSAAVVMVREDDDGGVGKSDDDEDDEDEEDDDDVMVMGAADVDTELNKLCQYLYPRLPGRNRKRSDYDDDEDDDEYNCDQPPSPASSSSGSMTLTMDVSPPPITRRHQFQQQQQQQQQQQNQQQQQQQQQQQQQQQQQQQQLQQQQQQQQQLQQQQQQQQQQQKQQQQQKLQQQLQQHHLQQQQQQQLQQQQQQQQQLHQQQQRQHQQQQQQSFHTMQTAAQQQRQQHVDYVMMMASEDRAVVSPVRYTTEDDTVDMPPLVSLTTVPSPPPPSQPSPPPPAQPNDRDHLSLPPRKRSKMILKSMETTAKKEAQCSRYSSVIQYANKASI, encoded by the coding sequence ATGGTAGAACTTATCAATGGGGAAATGCCAATATTGAGTTCGTCTGGTGGAGGAGGATCGACAGAATTTGTTCGTGTTGGCATTGACTGTACTCTCAGCCCGTTGAAACCAGCCACTGCTACAACGGGAACCCTACAcaatcaacaacaacaacaacaacaacaacaacaacaacaacaacagcaactgCACCAAAAGACGGCTATCGACGTCGCAGAAAACGCTTCCGAGggatcggcggcggcggctatcAAGCGCGTGGTGTGCAGCCCGGATTTGCCGGTGTTTACCATAACGCCGGTGGTCGAAGAGGCGGCCGTGACCATCGACTCGGCTAAGACGGCGGCCGCGGCGGTTGCGGCCGAGCCGGCTGTACTTCCGTCATCTCACACGGCCACTGCGGCGTCCGACAAGTCTTTGCAGTGCAACGTATGCCACAAGGTATTCATGCAGAAAAACGCTTTTCAAAATCACTTGCGATCTCACGTGAAGGACACGACAACGGACGGCCCGTTTCAGTGCAACTACTGCAGCAAGTCGTTTACAGTACCAGCTCGGTTGACCCGACACTACCGAACGCACACCGGTGAAAAACCGTACAAGTGCGAGTATTGTGACAAACCGTTCTCGGTCAAAGAGAACCTGAGCGTGCACCGGCGTATCCACACCAAGGAGAGGCCGTACAAATGTGATGTGTGTGAACGGGCGTTCGAGCACAGTGGCAAGTTGCACCGGCACATGCGCATACACACTGGTGAACGGCCACACAAGTGTTCGTTCTGTGACAAGACGTTCATCCAGAGCGGCCAGCTGGTCATTCACATACGCACTCACACGGGTGAAAAACCGTACGTGTGCAAAACGTGCGACAAGGGGTTCACGTGCTCCAAGCAGCTCAAAGtgcacacacgcacgcacacaggCGAGAAGCCGTACTCGTGTGACATATGTGGCAAGTCTTTCGGCTACAACCACGTGCTCAAGCTCCACCAGGTGTCGCATTATGGCGAGAAAGTGTACAAGTGCACGATTTGCAATGGCACGTTCACGTCCAAGAAGACCATGGAGAGCCACATCAAGAGTCATTCGGACAACGGTGGAAGTGGAGCGGTTTCGGCCGCCGCGGCTACCCAGGTGACCGGCAGTGCTGCTGCGGCTGCGGCCGCGGGTGCACTGGTCATCACTGTGCAGTCTTCGTCCAAAAAAGAAGCGGCATCCGAGGGTGAGACTTCGTCGAGCTGCGGTAGCGATAAGGAGAACAACAAATCAACAGTGGCCACGTCCGCTGCGGTATTGCTTCAGCTGTCTGACGAACCGAAACGCACCAATCTACTCCTGCAGCAGTCGTCGGCTGCTGTAGTAATGGTTCGGGAAGACGATGATGGTGGTGTTGGAAAATCCGATGATGACGAAGATGACGAGGACGAAGAGGACGATGACGACGTGATGGTGATGGGTGCCGCTGACGTAGACACTGAACTTAACAAGCTGTGTCAGTACTTATACCCCAGGTTACCAGGCAGAAACCGGAAACGTAGTGATTACGACGATGACGAAGATGACGATGAATACAATTGTGACCAACCTCCGAGTCCAGCAAGCAGCTCTTCGGGCTCGATGACTCTCACCATGGACGTGTCGCCGCCACCAATCACTCGTCGACACCAatttcaacaacaacaacaacaacagcaacagcaacaaaaccaacaacaacaacaacaacaacaacagcaacaacaacaacagcaacagcagcagcagcaattacaacaacaacagcagcaacagcaacaacttcagcagcaacaacaacaacaacaacaacaacaaaaacaacaacagcaacagaaATTGCAACAGCAACTGCAACAACACCACctacagcaacaacaacagcagcaactccaacaacaacaacagcagcagcagcaactaCACCAACAGCAGCAGCGACAACaccaacagcagcagcaacagtcGTTCCACACGATGCAGACAGCTGCACAACAACAGCGACAGCAGCACGTGGATTACGTCATGATGATGGCTAGCGAAGATCGCGCAGTCGTATCGCCCGTCCGGTACACCACCGAAGACGATACCGTGGATATGCCACCCTTGGTGTCATTGACCACGGTGCCGTCGCCGCCACCACCGTCACAACCGTCGCCACCGCCGCCCGCGCAACCCAACGATCGGGATCACTTGAGCCTGCCACCGCGGAAACGGTCAAAAATGATACTCAAGTCGATGGAGACCACCGCCAAGAAAGAGGCGCAGTGCAGCCGCTACAGTTCGGTAATACAGTACGCCAACAAAGCCTCAATTTAA